The Bacillus vallismortis genome window below encodes:
- a CDS encoding DUF2634 domain-containing protein produces MALTPEVDFEDFEDESDVIETSQTYKIDFENGRITNELITGLEAIRQFVYIALQTERYAYSVYSHNVGNELQDVLTDHETTDAYKKMEIPRLIEEALIYDDRISAVTDFEIEKQGDAFHVSFVVETDEGALEIEEVIGQDV; encoded by the coding sequence ATGGCCCTGACACCAGAAGTGGACTTTGAGGATTTTGAGGATGAAAGTGACGTCATTGAAACCTCGCAAACATACAAAATAGATTTTGAAAACGGAAGAATTACAAATGAGCTGATTACCGGGCTTGAAGCGATCAGACAGTTCGTGTATATTGCCTTACAAACAGAACGATATGCGTATTCCGTATACAGCCATAATGTCGGAAATGAGCTTCAGGACGTGCTGACAGATCATGAGACGACTGATGCCTATAAAAAAATGGAGATTCCGAGGCTGATAGAAGAAGCACTGATTTATGACGACCGGATTTCCGCCGTAACAGACTTTGAGATAGAAAAACAAGGTGATGCGTTTCATGTATCCTTTGTAGTGGAGACAGATGAAGGGGCGCTTGAGATTGAGGAGGTGATTGGTCAAGATGTTTGA
- a CDS encoding baseplate J/gp47 family protein, producing MFEEQTFEEIMERMLNSISADIDTREGSVIYNALAPAAAELAKSYIWLDTVLELVFSDTAQGEFLDRRAAEAGIERTAATKAVRAGEFTSGVTIPAGSRFYVDNLYFQYTADGTLICETPGEAGNANLTGRHLLSLDTIPGLETAIVKEILIPGREEEGDDSLRERYFTRVRREAVSANKMHYKEWAEEVDGIGKAKIFPLWKGDGTVKIVVTNVNLEPASDILIQKVKDYIDPEPGQGEGQAPIGAYVTVESAVWKDVEISAEVLPEINHSIDEVKSEIKEGVLNLFKKMAFEDNVIRLSQINNIVYNSPSVSDYSNIKINGTSENLVLSDVEIPKLGQVKIIEQTR from the coding sequence ATGTTTGAGGAGCAGACCTTTGAAGAGATTATGGAACGCATGCTCAACAGCATTTCCGCAGATATTGACACAAGAGAAGGCAGCGTTATTTATAATGCGTTAGCACCGGCGGCAGCCGAGCTTGCGAAGTCATATATATGGCTGGACACCGTGCTTGAGCTGGTCTTTTCTGATACCGCCCAAGGCGAATTTTTAGACCGGCGCGCAGCGGAAGCCGGCATTGAACGGACAGCCGCGACAAAGGCGGTCAGAGCGGGAGAGTTTACGTCGGGAGTTACCATTCCTGCGGGCTCCCGCTTCTATGTGGATAATCTTTATTTTCAGTATACAGCAGATGGGACGCTCATCTGTGAAACACCTGGTGAAGCGGGAAACGCCAATCTGACCGGACGCCATTTACTTTCGCTGGATACCATTCCCGGATTAGAGACAGCCATTGTTAAAGAAATCCTGATCCCGGGGCGAGAGGAAGAAGGAGACGACAGCTTAAGAGAACGGTATTTTACAAGGGTTCGGCGCGAGGCTGTCAGCGCTAACAAAATGCACTATAAAGAGTGGGCTGAAGAAGTGGATGGTATTGGGAAAGCAAAGATCTTTCCGCTTTGGAAGGGAGACGGCACGGTCAAAATTGTCGTTACGAATGTGAATCTCGAGCCGGCTTCCGATATCTTGATTCAAAAAGTGAAAGATTATATCGACCCTGAACCGGGACAGGGTGAAGGGCAGGCGCCAATTGGAGCCTATGTCACAGTGGAAAGCGCGGTCTGGAAGGATGTTGAGATTTCGGCCGAAGTGCTGCCGGAGATCAATCACTCAATTGATGAAGTAAAGTCGGAAATTAAAGAGGGCGTTTTAAACCTCTTTAAGAAAATGGCGTTCGAAGACAACGTCATCCGCCTTTCTCAAATTAACAATATCGTCTATAATTCACCGTCAGTCAGTGATTATTCCAACATTAAAATCAATGGCACCTCAGAAAATCTGGTACTGAGCGACGTGGAAATTCCTAAGCTTGGGCAGGTGAAGATCATTGAGCAAACAAGATGA
- a CDS encoding YmfQ family protein: MSKQDDMTAYLPPFLTSLKEMAELLKAEAPEFDQQNNSIFDLTDQLFVPTATWGLSRWEKILNVPRESGDTDEIRRLRLISKMSNIPPITYKAIEQAVNRFLKKPSAQVHLLPGEYRFNVDINVDDLQHMNELIEAIENMKPAHLAYTLRGGLNETLQIKDTVILNHRRYRTASELKVGYSVTLNNNEVVLT, encoded by the coding sequence TTGAGCAAACAAGATGACATGACAGCGTATCTGCCGCCGTTTCTTACCAGCCTGAAAGAAATGGCCGAGCTGCTGAAAGCGGAAGCGCCTGAGTTTGATCAACAGAATAACAGCATTTTTGATCTGACGGATCAGTTATTCGTGCCGACAGCGACATGGGGGCTCAGCCGCTGGGAAAAGATTTTAAACGTGCCGCGGGAATCGGGTGACACCGATGAAATCAGACGATTGCGGCTGATCTCAAAAATGTCGAACATCCCGCCAATTACCTACAAGGCCATTGAGCAGGCAGTCAATCGTTTCCTGAAAAAACCGTCTGCGCAGGTCCACCTGCTGCCCGGTGAATACCGATTTAACGTGGATATCAATGTTGATGACCTTCAGCACATGAATGAGCTGATCGAAGCCATAGAAAACATGAAGCCCGCTCATTTGGCGTATACGCTCAGAGGCGGGTTGAACGAAACGCTTCAAATCAAAGATACAGTCATCCTGAATCACCGCAGATACCGAACAGCCAGTGAGCTGAAGGTCGGTTATTCTGTCACCCTTAACAACAATGAGGTGGTCTTAACTTGA
- a CDS encoding pyocin knob domain-containing protein — translation MAYEEKTDWLPDDPINEDDVNRWEKGIKEAHTDLASHKNDMNNPHNTTKAQVGLGNVDNVQQAAKKDFDQHVNDDTIHITAAERSKWNNAQLSKISDDDGRVFYKSVTEITDYNDLTDTGMYLIYNDGLNGPGLNRCFLLVMSYKNTLVQIAYDGFKGEQSFFRIRKNDSATWTAWIESETTEGSQKKIDAHANKTDIHVTKSDKDKWNHAQLYKLTDTQGYRTKIPDGTDLLTLPSGFYYAVGSVITNNPVLGDGSWYNYDVIETGGGGRKTILASRSYDGTFWMATIHTDGVFKGWNKIETEASAQNKADKSLAEAKNYVDTNYTNQKLTILTGSNAIQDARTGGDEYPRGLTLMDVGQGNTTGYPLGYGIVKNEKYHDYRFTQYLYGTGNESNSYFDSTGTWIRHWWSGSGWTAWHKISGFAHANIGTTGIQYLDKAAHTKIQFNRKIKDSHNAFDIKNNRFVAPNDGMFLVGVGLYMLNTPAYINLHLKLYLNGSLYKTVDHRRGYFDDMENEMNLGLNGNVTVPMNKGDYIEIYCYCNYHGDDRRGVSGYNGAYNYIDIQELGGLNYPTV, via the coding sequence ATGGCATACGAAGAAAAAACAGACTGGCTCCCCGACGACCCGATCAACGAAGACGACGTCAACCGCTGGGAAAAAGGCATAAAAGAAGCCCATACAGACCTGGCCTCCCACAAAAACGACATGAACAACCCCCACAACACAACAAAGGCGCAAGTCGGGCTGGGGAATGTGGATAACGTGCAGCAGGCGGCGAAGAAGGATTTTGATCAGCATGTTAATGATGACACGATACACATTACTGCTGCTGAAAGGTCAAAGTGGAATAATGCGCAGTTAAGTAAGATATCAGACGATGATGGAAGAGTCTTCTACAAGAGCGTAACCGAAATCACAGATTATAATGATTTAACCGATACCGGTATGTATTTGATATACAACGACGGCCTGAACGGTCCGGGCCTAAACAGGTGCTTTCTTCTTGTGATGAGCTATAAAAACACACTTGTTCAAATAGCTTATGACGGATTTAAGGGAGAGCAATCTTTTTTTAGAATTAGAAAAAATGATTCTGCAACATGGACGGCATGGATTGAATCTGAAACTACAGAAGGGTCTCAAAAGAAAATAGATGCACATGCCAATAAAACAGATATCCACGTAACAAAATCTGATAAGGACAAATGGAATCATGCACAACTATATAAATTAACTGATACTCAGGGCTACCGAACTAAAATCCCAGATGGAACTGACTTATTAACGCTACCCTCTGGCTTTTATTATGCAGTGGGGAGTGTTATAACAAACAATCCTGTTTTAGGGGATGGATCTTGGTATAACTATGATGTTATCGAAACAGGAGGCGGGGGGCGAAAAACAATTTTGGCATCTAGAAGTTATGACGGAACCTTTTGGATGGCAACGATTCATACAGATGGCGTGTTTAAAGGATGGAATAAGATTGAGACTGAGGCAAGCGCTCAGAACAAAGCAGATAAATCCTTAGCTGAGGCTAAAAACTATGTTGACACAAATTATACGAATCAAAAATTAACCATACTTACAGGCTCTAATGCAATTCAAGATGCAAGAACTGGAGGAGATGAATATCCTCGGGGGCTAACATTAATGGATGTTGGTCAAGGAAATACTACGGGTTATCCACTAGGTTACGGAATCGTAAAAAATGAGAAATATCATGATTATAGATTTACTCAATATCTTTATGGGACTGGAAATGAATCTAACAGTTATTTTGATAGTACTGGAACATGGATACGGCACTGGTGGAGTGGTTCCGGATGGACAGCTTGGCATAAAATTTCTGGATTCGCTCATGCGAATATCGGAACTACCGGTATACAGTATCTTGATAAAGCAGCTCATACAAAAATTCAGTTTAATCGCAAAATAAAAGATAGTCACAATGCTTTTGATATAAAAAATAATAGATTTGTTGCTCCTAATGATGGAATGTTTTTAGTGGGAGTTGGGCTGTATATGTTGAATACACCGGCATACATCAATTTACATCTGAAACTCTATCTAAATGGATCATTGTATAAAACGGTTGACCATAGGAGAGGGTACTTTGATGATATGGAAAATGAAATGAACCTTGGCTTAAATGGCAATGTAACCGTTCCTATGAACAAAGGTGACTATATAGAAATTTATTGCTATTGCAACTATCATGGTGATGATAGAAGAGGTGTATCCGGTTATAATGGGGCATACAATTATATAGACATTCAAGAACTTGGAGGACTTAACTATCCTACAGTATAA
- a CDS encoding XkdW family protein gives MMIAEAIMYKYPNTDPTKDFIVQNDGEGSYIAEWNLRAPIPTQKELESWWVESQKNPPYEPPDQVELLAQELSQEKLARKQLEELNKTLGSELSDIKLSLLSLKGDHAE, from the coding sequence ATGATGATCGCAGAAGCAATCATGTATAAATACCCCAATACAGATCCAACAAAAGATTTTATCGTTCAAAATGACGGGGAAGGGTCTTATATAGCTGAATGGAACCTGCGCGCCCCAATCCCAACCCAAAAAGAGCTCGAATCTTGGTGGGTGGAGTCACAAAAAAACCCGCCGTACGAGCCGCCTGATCAGGTTGAACTTCTCGCTCAGGAATTGTCGCAGGAAAAGCTGGCTCGCAAGCAGCTTGAAGAACTGAACAAAACATTGGGGAGCGAGCTGTCAGATATTAAGCTTTCATTACTTTCATTGAAAGGAGATCATGCTGAATGA
- a CDS encoding XkdX family protein has translation MNYWVLALHFEWATAEMVKQAIAYQDCSIEDLAEGVNKKLITPDQYKDITGKAM, from the coding sequence ATGAATTATTGGGTGCTTGCCTTGCATTTTGAGTGGGCGACAGCGGAGATGGTGAAACAGGCCATCGCATATCAAGACTGTTCAATTGAGGATCTGGCAGAGGGTGTGAACAAAAAGCTGATTACACCTGACCAGTATAAAGACATTACCGGTAAAGCCATGTAA
- a CDS encoding phage portal protein yields MVKYQYEFPLDKTGKAGAVKPYRGGKNDFVTPVSNLSGVAEILTNAALKATEAYSQLGQDRLGAVLISKVKGWVYADREGTLFVEESDNNNVWTTTAAVNAAAGVLTETDWVYLSKRYYRFRYVNGNLQQLEFAVYQSVGAGEMDVRVSEKVPLQIDFSEVQTDDGRLKVKAGNTFDFIFHENAESAGEGAALSVGDTAHLLVEVYGTAETSEVKFWGKSLSGQKLPIRGVKSDDASSASGTLGKAEAWAFDIKGFKEIIMEIASITGGSLSVKGTAIS; encoded by the coding sequence ATGGTGAAGTATCAATATGAGTTTCCTCTCGATAAGACTGGAAAAGCCGGAGCTGTAAAGCCCTATAGAGGAGGAAAAAATGATTTTGTGACACCTGTTTCCAATTTGTCAGGTGTAGCGGAGATTTTAACAAACGCGGCCTTAAAGGCGACAGAGGCATACAGTCAGCTTGGGCAAGACAGGCTGGGCGCGGTTCTGATTTCGAAAGTAAAGGGCTGGGTGTATGCAGATCGCGAAGGCACGCTTTTTGTTGAAGAAAGCGACAATAATAATGTTTGGACAACGACAGCAGCCGTTAATGCCGCAGCCGGTGTCCTGACGGAGACGGACTGGGTGTACCTCTCTAAACGCTATTACCGCTTCCGTTATGTGAACGGGAACCTTCAGCAATTGGAATTTGCAGTCTACCAATCAGTCGGGGCGGGAGAAATGGATGTGCGTGTAAGTGAAAAAGTCCCTTTGCAGATTGACTTTTCGGAGGTTCAGACAGACGATGGACGGCTGAAAGTAAAAGCCGGCAACACATTTGACTTTATCTTTCATGAAAATGCCGAGTCCGCCGGCGAAGGCGCCGCCTTATCTGTGGGCGATACTGCGCATTTACTCGTTGAAGTATACGGCACAGCGGAAACGAGTGAGGTGAAATTTTGGGGTAAATCGTTGTCAGGACAGAAACTTCCGATCAGAGGCGTGAAATCTGATGATGCGTCCTCTGCCTCGGGAACGTTAGGGAAAGCTGAGGCGTGGGCCTTTGATATTAAAGGGTTTAAGGAGATCATCATGGAGATCGCCAGTATCACCGGCGGATCTCTTTCGGTAAAAGGAACCGCGATTTCATAA